The Candidatus Nanohalovita haloferacivicina region AAAATGGATACAGAAAGCTACTTCAACAGTATAAGAGAGAAAACGGATAAAGCATACGATATAGCGGAAGAGGCCCGTGATCAGTCCAAGGATCCAGAACAGAGAGTTGACATTCCTGTAGCAGAGGACCTGGCAGAAAAGGCCTCATCACTTGTAATTGCAGCAAAATTCCCTGAACTTGAAGATCAGGGAGTAGCTGAAAGAATTAGAGAACTGGAAGACGAGTATGGAAAAAACGATGAAAGAGTATCCTTCTCGATCGCTAGAGAGATTGCAGAAGGAGAATTCACGGAGTTTGAAGATCTTGAAAGAGCATGTGAGGCCGGAGTCCGAGTAGGAGTCTCCTACATGACAGGAGGTATTACAACAGCACCTCTGGAAGGAATCGGCGATGTAAAGATAAGAGAGAATAACGACGGCACGGAATACCTGGCAATGTACTACTCAGGCCCTATCCGTTCAGCAGGAGGAACAGCCTCCGCAATGTCAGTACTTCTCGCAGACTACGTCAGAATAGGTGTAGGCCTCGACAAATTCAAACCATCAGAGACAGTTGTAAACAGATATGCAGCCGAAGTAGACGACTACTACAACCGTGTAACCGCAAAACAGTACTATCCTGAAAGAGAGGAGACCTCGATGATTGCGGAAAATGTTCCAGTCGAAGTCACGGGGTCGCCAACAGAACAGATCGAAGTATCAAACTACAAAGACCTGGACCTCATCGACACCAACCAGATCAGAGGAGGCATGTGTCTAGTATACCTCGACGGCCTACCACTGAAAGCCCCAAAGATCAAGAAAAGAATAGAGAAATGGGGCAAGGACTTCGGCCTCGAACACTGGGAATGGGTAAAAGACTACCTCGACCTGCAGAAAGAAATCCACTCATCAGGAAGCGACGATGAGGAAGACGACGGAGAGGCCAAGGAAAAATCAAAATACACGCCATCCGACAAATACCTGGGATCGCTGACCGCAGGAAGGCCTATATTCGCGCATCCAGGAAGAAAAGGAGGATTCAGGCTGCGGTACGGTCACTCAAGAACCAACGGCCTCGCAGCAGTATCGATGCACCCGGCCACACTGGAGATCTCCCAGAGATTTATCGCAATAGGAACACAGCTGAAGACCGAATACCCTATGAAAGGTACAGTGGCCACTCCATGCGACTCAATACATCCGCCTGTCGTCAAACTGAAGAACGGCGACGTCAAGAAAATTGAGTCAAGAGAAGAGGCCCGAGAAATAGAGAAAGACGTTGAAGAAATCCTCTTCATGGGCGACATGCTCGTAACATACGGAGAGTTCGTGGAAAACGGCAAGAAACTTCTTCCTTCTCCTTATGTGTCTGAATGGTGGGAGAAAGATCTTGAAAAGGCACTTGAAGAACAGAACGTCAAACTAGGCCGGGACTTCTCCGAGAGAGATCCTACGCCAGAAGAGGCCATGAAGATTAGCGACAAACTCGGAATCAGGCTGCACCCAAAATGGACATACCACTGGAAAGACACATCACCAGAGAAATTCCAGGCCCTATACCAGTCAATGAGAGAAGGAGAACTCAAGGGAGAAAAAACTGAAAGAGCACTCGAAGATCTACTTGTTCAGCACGAAAAAGAAGGAGGCCAGATCAAGGTCAGAAAACAGGATCTAAAGGCCCTCAAACTTCTGCTCAAACCAGAAGAAGATAATAAGGATGTAGTAGAGTCAGCGCAGTCAGGAAGAGGTATAGTTGATGCAGTCGAGGAAATATCTGGTGTAGAGCTTGGTGATCCAGCACCTCACTACCTTGGAGCCAGAATGGGCCGACCGGAGAAAGCAGAGCGCAGAACACTTAACGGAAAGCCACAGCTTCTATTCCCGTGTGGAAAGGAGGAAGGAGGCCGAATGAGAAATCTTGTCGCTTCCTACAACCAGACAATG contains the following coding sequences:
- a CDS encoding DNA polymerase II large subunit is translated as MDTESYFNSIREKTDKAYDIAEEARDQSKDPEQRVDIPVAEDLAEKASSLVIAAKFPELEDQGVAERIRELEDEYGKNDERVSFSIAREIAEGEFTEFEDLERACEAGVRVGVSYMTGGITTAPLEGIGDVKIRENNDGTEYLAMYYSGPIRSAGGTASAMSVLLADYVRIGVGLDKFKPSETVVNRYAAEVDDYYNRVTAKQYYPEREETSMIAENVPVEVTGSPTEQIEVSNYKDLDLIDTNQIRGGMCLVYLDGLPLKAPKIKKRIEKWGKDFGLEHWEWVKDYLDLQKEIHSSGSDDEEDDGEAKEKSKYTPSDKYLGSLTAGRPIFAHPGRKGGFRLRYGHSRTNGLAAVSMHPATLEISQRFIAIGTQLKTEYPMKGTVATPCDSIHPPVVKLKNGDVKKIESREEAREIEKDVEEILFMGDMLVTYGEFVENGKKLLPSPYVSEWWEKDLEKALEEQNVKLGRDFSERDPTPEEAMKISDKLGIRLHPKWTYHWKDTSPEKFQALYQSMREGELKGEKTERALEDLLVQHEKEGGQIKVRKQDLKALKLLLKPEEDNKDVVESAQSGRGIVDAVEEISGVELGDPAPHYLGARMGRPEKAERRTLNGKPQLLFPCGKEEGGRMRNLVASYNQTMHGDKGIVKEQIVQNYCTECEKKSYYPYCRDCGEPTEPLWVCSDCGKTYREETEVCGKCGNEWIKRHEYTDINVREMMDDALENLGMNRPPELLKSFRGMTSKTKIVEPIEKGLLRKKHDLYVNKDGTVRYDATDIPMTHFKPKEAGVSVEKLRELGYEKDINGESLENEDQVLEMKPQDIIIPDGDMSLAASDYMLRVTQYIDELLEKFYGLDPYYEAEGKEDLVGELVIGLAPHTSGGTVGRIIGFTDAKGIYAHPYWHAAKRRNCDGDEDAILLMMDGLLNFSRKYLPDMTGARTMDAPLILSTVLNPDEVDDEAWAVETVDDYPLSFYEETQKYKEPWNLETDIEIGEDIVHSDQPYSHDYTIETSDIDDGPSQSEYVTLDDMDEKTTNQLKLGERIRAVDENAVADLLLDKHFIPDIKGNLRSFSSQKMRCVDCNEKFRRVPMTNQTIAPTGKTTARCPECDGKVLLTISEGTIKKYLEPSKRIIDNYEVSPYIRQQILILNKTIQSLFGKSDRQTGLKQFAS